Genomic segment of Vulpes vulpes isolate BD-2025 chromosome 16, VulVul3, whole genome shotgun sequence:
TGGACCTGTCCACCCATCAGTAGTTGTTGAAttttcccaggtgattccaacTTGCAGACAAGTTTGGAAATACTTGTTTAAGTCCTGGGTCCCTGGTATGATCCTCAGTTAATTAAAAtctgttaaatgaacaaatgaatgaatgaatgaatgaatgaatttgtgattatgagggacgccttggtggctcagtggttgagtgtctgcctttggctcagggtgtgagcctggggttctgggatcgagtcctgcatcgggctccccgcagggagcctgcttctccctctgcctgtgtctctgcctttctctctgtgtctctcatgagtaaataaataaaatcttaaaaaaaaaagaatttatgattaTGAACCTTCACACCCTCAGCAAAGGCTGGTGTGTCCCTTTCCAGGATCCCAGGCAGTGGCCCTGCTACCCAGTCCTAATCCATACTCCCTGTAAAATTAAACAGGAGTTTTGAAATTCTCCTTACTTTTCCTGGGAGTGGTTTTCAGTTTCTACAGCTGCATATTTAATGTCCCTAAATAAGAGAGTCTAGAAATAGaaactgtttttcaaatacaAATCCTTTCCCAACTCATCTGAAATGTCACCTGTATCCTGGGGTGCCGCCCTTGTGCCATTCGAGCCCCATCTGTGGCCCCCCTGCGGTGTGCCCggccctgctgggtgctggggccgCATCCCTGCCCTCCCAGTGGGTACACTGGACGGGAGGACAGACAGACAGTGATACCTACACGAAATGGGTGATTTCAGAAGAGTGCTGGTCAGcactttgagagagaaagaagggattcTGGAGAGAACAGGGGGGGCCTGGTTTAGCTGAGGGGTGTGGGGACTGTCCTCTCCGCAGAAAGCTCTGATCATACATCTGCTGATGCATCTACCTATTCAGCGCCCCAGATGCTCCAGGGGACCGTGACCACATGGGCCCTGAGCACCCCTTCCTACCTCCTGACTCAGGAGCGGGCTCTTCGGCTGGCCCTGTCCCAGGATGATCAGCTCGTAGCGCTGGGTGAGCTGGTCCAGCTCCTGCTCCAGTGCCCCAGCAACAGCCCTCAGCTCCTCAGCAGTCTTGGCCTTTGCTCCCTCCTCCAGGTGCGTCCAGCTCTGCCGGAGGCTTCTCAAGTCCTGCATAAGGGAGAGGccagccccagcagcacccaGCAGTCGGGCAACTTTGGTCATGGGCATAACCGAGGCTCCAACAGCTCTCTGCAGTCCTCCCGTCCTCCAGAAGGGGATATGGCTCATGGCCATGAATTTATTGACCTTGGCCATGAAGCCACAATTGGCTTTGGCCATCTGGAAGGCCCGAAGTTCCTTGAGGTTCTTGAAGGCTCTGACACACTTATCAATACACAACAAAGCAGCGCTGATTTCAGAGCACCCCCTTTCTTCAGAGCTATCATGTACTGTCATGGCTGGAACAGGCACCAGTCTGCTGGCTCTGTCTCTGGCTGCCGAATTGCTGTTCCTTTCTAAGATACTTGTCAACGTGTTGGTGGCAACAGCTGCtacccccaggcccagcccagccgcTGAGAGCATCAGACTCCCCCCTACTGTCACGGGTGCCAGGGCAAAACCCAAGATGCTCATGACTCCAGAGACAGTGCCTGAGGAGCTGGCCACCAGGCTGGTCTTGGTGAACGTCTTATGCATTGCATCAACTTGGTCTGCGAGAGCATGGAGTTCTCTGATATTCTTTTTCAGCTTATTCTTCTGCAGGGGAAACcagtagagaaatattttttcctcctctgataGGTTTTCCAGCATGGATGCTTCCTTATTTTGCATCAGCTCTTCCATCAGGATATGGTGCAGCATGTTGGCCTCATCCCTGTGGACAGTCCACATCATGTGATTATTTCTCCTCCTCTGGGATTATTTTTCCAACTCTCACCAGTAAGCTAAAAACTTCTAGGTCAGCTGAGTTCTCTGACATACAGGGAGCAGGGCCTTGAGAATTAAGGTACAATGGGGGAGCATCGTGAGAGAGGGTCCCTCTCTGTGGCCAGAACCCCTAGGTGACCGTGTGTCACACAGTTGAAGCAATCCCTCTGCACGTCCAGACTGGCTTCCTAGTCTGTTCACCCATGGGCAGCTCTCCTCTGGCTGATATGGAGAGTAATGTGATGAATACAATAAACCCTAAGAGCATTCCtgacttttataatattttcttaatcaatctatatatatatgcacatacatatataacttaTGAATATATAACAGCTTGTGAGATAAGAGTCCTAACAACCTATAGAGGAGATGgcttgattttccttttctatgttAAAAGGGGATCtatttgggggcgcctgggtggctcagtggttgagcatctgccttcggctcagggcatgatcccaaggtcctgggatcgagtccctcatcaggctcccctcgaggagcccgcttctccctctgcctgtgtctctgcctctctctgtgtctcataaataaataaataaataaataaataaataaataaataaatctttaaaaaacatttaaaaaaggcaGGGGTGGATCCACCTGGAAATTGTGGTTGCTTCTGTGGAAAAGAGCCGGGGAGCGGGGAAAAGCTTTgagggagatttcttttttactgtttGCCTCTCTGTTCCTTTGAGGTTTTGTATCATGGGTGTGTATTAGAATTAATtcagaaaattaacaaaagtaaCCTACACTTccaaagaaaaaggagggagacCCTCCAAGGGGACCCGAAATATGAAGTCTTCCATAGAGGAGGGCTCATTGTTTGCCAGTTGGTTTGACAGTTTTGTGTCATTTTGGAAACTGAAAGTGGATTTCTAACAAGAGTGGTCATGCTTAGACACAGCAGCTTCTACTCTTTTCACAGACAAGTGGGAGAAGCCGGTAGTCTTCAGAAGAAATGATGAAGAATGGAAACATGTACAACTCAGAAAATTCCCCCCATTAACTCAAATGTCTCTTATATTTTGGAGAAAAGACCACCATCATTCCATTTTCCTGCGGAATCGGTTCGGTCTAGCTCCGGAACAGCAGAGTTCTGCAAGCACTACGTTTAAGAA
This window contains:
- the APOL5 gene encoding apolipoprotein L5 isoform X1 — encoded protein: MGTCSSLGSAGGRSLGIHPRPGSAAGYAGGTADRSQPLPGTLGSPVQRCLILSAYNCKVREKVLEVMGTLHRGSEQTNLGDDEPGLFCSAHNETSPNSPFWWPIIKHFRDNMTREEMHYILFDAKAWEMLVQRSGLDRDEANMLHHILMEELMQNKEASMLENLSEEEKIFLYWFPLQKNKLKKNIRELHALADQVDAMHKTFTKTSLVASSSGTVSGVMSILGFALAPVTVGGSLMLSAAGLGLGVAAVATNTLTSILERNSNSAARDRASRLVPVPAMTVHDSSEERGCSEISAALLCIDKCVRAFKNLKELRAFQMAKANCGFMAKVNKFMAMSHIPFWRTGGLQRAVGASVMPMTKVARLLGAAGAGLSLMQDLRSLRQSWTHLEEGAKAKTAEELRAVAGALEQELDQLTQRYELIILGQGQPKSPLLSQEHARPGRAQDTQGWGTGSKSATNASSRVSRRPGANLREGPNGATEKLTNYRSG
- the APOL5 gene encoding apolipoprotein L5 isoform X3, with product MGTLHRGSEQTNLGDDEPGLFCSAHNETSPNSPFWWPIIKHFRDNMTREEMHYILFDAKAWEMLVQRSGLDRDEANMLHHILMEELMQNKEASMLENLSEEEKIFLYWFPLQKNKLKKNIRELHALADQVDAMHKTFTKTSLVASSSGTVSGVMSILGFALAPVTVGGSLMLSAAGLGLGVAAVATNTLTSILERNSNSAARDRASRLVPVPAMTVHDSSEERGCSEISAALLCIDKCVRAFKNLKELRAFQMAKANCGFMAKVNKFMAMSHIPFWRTGGLQRAVGASVMPMTKVARLLGAAGAGLSLMQDLRSLRQSWTHLEEGAKAKTAEELRAVAGALEQELDQLTQRYELIILGQGQPKSPLLSQEHARPGRAQDTQGWGTGSKSATNASSRVSRRPGANLREGPNGATEKLTNYRSG
- the APOL5 gene encoding apolipoprotein L5 isoform X2, whose product is MGTWVHAQAWEVLVDGASGSIHVPVLLQGGTADRSQPLPGTLGSPVQRCLILSAYNCKVREKVLEVMGTLHRGSEQTNLGDDEPGLFCSAHNETSPNSPFWWPIIKHFRDNMTREEMHYILFDAKAWEMLVQRSGLDRDEANMLHHILMEELMQNKEASMLENLSEEEKIFLYWFPLQKNKLKKNIRELHALADQVDAMHKTFTKTSLVASSSGTVSGVMSILGFALAPVTVGGSLMLSAAGLGLGVAAVATNTLTSILERNSNSAARDRASRLVPVPAMTVHDSSEERGCSEISAALLCIDKCVRAFKNLKELRAFQMAKANCGFMAKVNKFMAMSHIPFWRTGGLQRAVGASVMPMTKVARLLGAAGAGLSLMQDLRSLRQSWTHLEEGAKAKTAEELRAVAGALEQELDQLTQRYELIILGQGQPKSPLLSQEHARPGRAQDTQGWGTGSKSATNASSRVSRRPGANLREGPNGATEKLTNYRSG